A window of the Lactuca sativa cultivar Salinas chromosome 5, Lsat_Salinas_v11, whole genome shotgun sequence genome harbors these coding sequences:
- the LOC111892620 gene encoding protein ELF4-LIKE 3, translating to MEGNGGAQLDGKVLQTFQKSFVQVQTILDHNRVLINEINQNHESKIPDNLSRNVSLIRELNNNIKKVVDLYSDLSSNFSRSIDVNSSEGDSRSDGKGLQKRTRPG from the coding sequence ATGGAGGGTAATGGAGGGGCTCAATTGGATGGGAAGGTTTTGCAGACATTTCAAAAGAGTTTTGTTCAAGTTCAAACCATTTTGGATCATAACAGGGTGTTGATCAACGAGATTAATCAGAATCACGAGTCGAAGATCCCTGATAATCTGAGTAGAAATGTGAGTTTGATCCGAGAATTAAACAACAATATAAAGAAAGTTGTTGATCTTTACTCTGATCTTTCGTCAAATTTTTCAAGATCGATTGATGTTAATTCATCTGAAGGGGATTCAAGATCAGATGGAAAAGGTTTGCAGAAGAGAACGAGGCCTGGTTAG